One genomic segment of Pagrus major chromosome 13, Pma_NU_1.0 includes these proteins:
- the ccdc90b gene encoding coiled-coil domain-containing protein 90B, mitochondrial, which yields MNALLRRCHVLRVGTWRDFHVTAPSATFDLRKVELTPLEQRKLTFDSHSMVSELESSGFEKRQAELIVAALVTLTTANIDIVYKDMVTKAHQEIALQQIVAHLDSIRKDMVILEKSEFANLRSENTKMKRELEQLQNRLKEETLRVRAESKLDINLESSRISDMFTEQEKKLMEASTEFHHKKADLEHDIMEINKKMDLQVASLKTVLESLKLETIRYLAATVFSCLAIALGVYRLWR from the exons ATGAACGCGCTGCTGCGGCGGTGTCACGTGCTGCGGGTCGGGACGTGGAGAG ACTTCCATGTGACGGCCCCCTCGgcgacctttgacctcaggAAAGTTGAATTAACGCCTCTGGAGCAGCGAAAACTGACCTTTGACTCCCACAGCATGGTGTCGGAGCTGGAGAGCAGCG GTTTTGAGAAGCGTCAGGCGGAGCTGATCGTCGCGGCTCTGGTCACGCTGACCACGGCCAACATAGACATCGTTTATAAAGACATGGTGACCAAAGCTCACCAG GAGATTGCACTGCAGCAGATCGTCGCTCACCTGGACTCCATCAGGAAGGACATGGTGATCCTGGAGAAGAGCGAGTTCGCCAACCTTCGATCTGAAAACACG AAAATGAAGCGAGAgctggagcagctgcagaacaGACTGAAG gagGAGACTCTGAGAGTCCGAGCAGAATCCAAACTGGACATCAACCTGGAGAGCAGCAGGATCTCTGACATG tttaCTGAGCAGGAGAAGAAGCTGATGGAGGCCAGTACAGAGTTCCATCACAAG AAAGCCGACCTGGAGCACGACATCATGGAGATCAACAAGAAGATGGACCTGCAGGTGGCTTCGCTCAAAACGGTGCTGGAGTCTCTCAAACTGGAGACGATCCGTTACCTGGCAG CGACCGTGTTCTCCTGCCTGGCCATCGCTCTGGGAGTCTACCGGCtgtggaggtga